GATTTCGGCCACAGCCATTGGCGCAACAGCCTGATCTGGGGCGAGGGGCTGCACGACATCACCATCGAGGGCGCCGGGCTGATCTGGGGCAAGGGCCTGGGCCGCGGCGACGGCAAGGACAATTGGCTGAAGGATCCCAACGGTCCGGGCACCGGCAACAAGGCGATCGCGCTCAAGCTGTGCCGCAACGTCACCTTGCGCGACATCCGCATCCTCGAGGGCGGCTGGTTCGCGCTGCTGGCGACCGGCGTCGACAACCTCACCATCGACAATGTGCTGTGCGACACCAACCGCGACGGCTTCGACATCGATTGCTGCCGCAACGTCCGCGTCAGCAACTGCACCGTCAACTCGCCCTATGACGATGCGATCTGCCCCAAGAGCAGCTATGCGCTGGGCTATCCGCAGATCACCGAGCATGTGACGATCAGCAATTGCTTCGTCACCGGCAATTATCAGGTCGGATCGGTGCTGGACGGCACGTGGAAGAAGATGCCGGCTGAATTCGCGCCGACGATCCACGGCCGCATCAAGTTCGGTACCGAATCCAATGGCGGCTTCCGCAACATCACGATCACCAACTGCATTTTCGAGGACAGCCGCGGTCTTGCCTTCCAGACCGTCGACGGCGCGATCGTCGAGGATGTGACGGTCAGCAACCTGACGATGCGCGGCATCGTCAACGCGCCGATCTTCCTGCGCCTCGGCCGGCGGATGCGCGGGCCGGAGGGGCGCGCGATCGGCACGATGCGGCGCATCCTGATCCAGAACGTGACGAGTTCCAACGCCAACCAGTTACCGTCCGTGATCGCCGGCCTGCCCGGCCATCCGATCGAGGATCTGAAGATCAGCGACATGTTCCTCCACCATGCCGGCGGTGCGCCGGCGGCGATGGCGAGCCTGCGGCCGCCCGAGAACGAACTCGGCTATCCAGAGGCGCCGATGTTCGGCGACCTTCCGGCGACGGGCTTCTTCATCCGCCACGCGCGCAATGTCGAGTTGAGCAATGTCGAGATCGCGGTCGCCAAACCCGATCCGCGCCCTGCGCTTCGGCTGGACGATGTCGACGATGTCGATCTGTTCCGCGTCACCGTGCCCGAGGGCGCGAAGGCGGTTTCCACCCAGGGCGTGCGGCGGCTGCGGAGCCTGGGCAATCTCTGGATGCCCGATCGGATGATCGCCGGGCCGACGAGCGAGACGTTCTGACCTGAAGCGATCGGTGTCACCGTCGCCGCGGACGATAGGCGGCACCCGTCCCGCATTTGCCTTCAACAGCGGTTCCGTTTTGCCGCGATCCGCTCTAGGGCCGCGACATGAGCGACCAACAGAATGACGCAGCCTCGCCCTATACCTATGCCCGTGCGGGCGTCTCGATCGCCGCCGGCAATGCCCTGGTGAAGGCGATCGCGCCGCTCGCCAAGGCGACGCGCCGGCCCGGTGCCGATGCCGAGCTGGGCGGGTTTGGCGGTTTCTTCGATCTCAAGGCGGCGGGCTATGACGATCCGCTGCTGGTCGCGGCCAATGACGGCGTCGGCACCAAGCTGAAGCTGGCGATCGACCATGGCGCGCATGACGGGGTCGGCATCGATCTCGTCGCGATGTGTGCCAACGACCTGATCGTGCAGGGCGCCGAGCCGCTTTTCTTCCTCGACTATTATGCCACCGGCAAGCTGGAATCCGGCGTCGCCGAGCGGGTGATCGCCAGCATTGCCGAAGGCTGCCGCATCGCGGGCTGTGCGCTGATCGGCGGCGAGACCGCCGAGATGCCCGGCATGTACGCCGATGGCGACTATGACCTTGCCGGCTTTTGCGTCGGCGCGGTCGAGCGCCATCGCGTGCTGACCGGATCGGCCGTGGCCGAAGGCGATATCCTGCTCGGACTCGCTTCCTCCGGCGTGCATTCGAACGGCTTCTCGCTCGTCCGCCGGCTCGCCGCCGACAAGGGCTGGAAGCTGGAACGCCCGGCGCTGTTCGACCAGGACGTGCGGTTGATCGACGCGCTGATGGCGCCGACGCGCATCTACGTGAAGTCGCTGCTGCCGCTGGTGCGCGCGGGCATGGTGCGCGCGCTGGCGCACATCACCGGCGGCGGGCTGCTGGAGAATGTGCCGCGCGTGCTGCCGGAGAACCTCCATGCGCGCATCGACGCCGATGCATGGCCGCAGCCCCGGCTGATGGCGTTCCTGCAGGCACAGGGCAATATCGAGCCCGGAGAGATGGCCCGCACCTTCAACTGCGGCATCGGCATGGTGCTGGTGGTGAACCCCATGCGTGTCGACGATGTCGTCGCGGCGCTGGAAGGCTCGGGCGAGACGGTGTTCCGCATCGGCGCGATCGAGGCCGGTACGCGCGGCTGCACGGTGCAGGGTTCGGGCGAGGCCTGGAGCGCGCGCGACGCCTGGACCGCGACGCACAATGGCTGAACCGCGGCCGCGCGCACGGGTCGGCGTGCTGATCTCGGGGCGCGGCTCCAACATGGCGGCATTGCTCTACGCATCGCGCGCGGCGGACTGCCCCTATGAGATCGCGATCGTCATCGCCAACGATCCCGACGCGCCGGGCCTCGCGCTCGCGGCGGCGGAGGGCGTGCCGACCTTCGCGCAGAGTCACAAGGGGCTGAAGCGGGCCGAGTTCGACGCGATCGTCGACGTGCGGTTGCGCGCGGCGGAGGTCAGCCATGTCGCGCTGGCGGGCTATATGCGGTTGCTGTCCGAGGGCTTCGTCAACGGCTGGGCCGGGCGGATGATCAACATCCACCCCTCGCTGCTGCCGCGCTACAAGGGACTCGACACCCACCAGCGCGCGCTGGATGCGGGGGACACGGTTGCTGGCTGCTCGGTGCATCTCGTGACCGCCGAACTCGACGACGGGCCGGTGCTGGGCCAGACGCGGGTGGCGATCGTGCCGGGCGACACCGCGGCGACTTTGGCGGCGCGCACCCTGATCGCCGAACACCAGCTCTATCCGCGCGTGCTCGCCGAACTGGTGACGCGAGAGCGCAACCCCGATTATCTGCTGGGGCTGGTGCGCAAGCACGCGCTCGCCCTCCCCGCCTCCGAGGAAACGCTCTCGCACGGCATGCCGGCGTTCCGCATCGAGGGCGGCAAGATGTTCGGCTATTTCACGCAGGACCATCATGGCGACGGCGAGATCGCGCTGATCGTCAAGACCAGCGGCGCGGACGAGCAGGCGATGCTGATCGATGCCGACCCCGATCTCTATTACCGCCCGGCCTATTTCGGCCCTTCGGGCTGGGTGGCGATCCGGCTGGACGGCGGCGATATCGACTGGGAGCTGGTGGACGAGCGGCTGCGCAACAGCTGGCGGCTGGTGGCGCCGCGCAAGCTGGCCGACCTGCCGATCTGAAGGCGGCGATCGCTCTCCCTACCCCTTCGCCCGCCCCCGCCGGAACGGGTACAGGAACTGCGCCACATAGCCGTTGGGCACCGTTTCCGGCACGCCATAACCTTGGGGCCAACGCCCCGGCGGAAAATGATAGGTGCCGAACAGCCGGTCCCACAGCGGGAAGTGGATCGCGAAGTTCACGTCGATCGCCTCGGGCTCCAGCCCGTGATGCCAGTGGTGGAAGCGCGGGGTGGCGACGAAACGGCCGAGCCGGTCGAAATCGCCGCGCAGATTGGCGTGCAGCAGCGACGAATAGACATAGACGATGCCGATATAGATCTGCAGCGCGGTCGGCGTGAACCCCAATGTCATCATCGGGATCGCGGTGACGCCGCGCAGCGCGACGATCTCGAAGAAATGCATGCGCGCGCCGGCCAGCCAGTCCATCGATTTCGCCGAGTGATGGACCGCGTGGAAGCCCCACAGGAAGGGCACGCGGTGGAACGCACGGTGGAACCAGTATTGGACGAAGTCGGTGAGCAGCATGATCTCGATCACCTGCAGCACCAGCGGCTGCCCGGCGATGAGCGCGCGAAAGCCTTCCCAACCGCCGGTCTGGCCGAGCACCGCCCGTGACGGCGCGAAGGACAGGAAGGTCAGCGCCTGCACCATCATCGAGCTGACGAGATAGTAGAACAGATCCTCGCGCCATTCGGGGCGGAACAGCCGCTGGGTGCCGTGGCGCGGCAGCAGCCGCTCGACGGGTGCGAACAGCAGACCGGTCATCACCATGTTGAGAACGAAGAAATCGAGGCCGAAGAAGATGCCCCAGTCGCGCACCTCGCGCGCCTCCGCCCCCGCACCGCCGAGCAGCCCCGCGAGCAGCGCCAGCGCCAGCGCAGTGAAGCCCAGCACCTTGCGCGGGCGCAGCAGCAGGCTGAGCAAAGCCAGCGCATAGGCGCCGAGGATCGCGCCGTGGATGATCGGACGGAGCACCGAGGAATTGCGCAGCATCGCCAGTTCCGGCGTGCCGAACAGTGCCGGGTAACGCAGCACGACGACAAGGCCGAGCCCGGTAACCGCCAGCACCAGCGCGAAGAAGCCGGCGAACCAGCCGCTGCCGAAGCGCCGCGTTTCGATCGGCGCTTCCAGATCCTTCTTCAGTGCTTTGAAATAGTCGGCCATCCGCCCTTCGCTCCGTCCCCCAGGGCCGGGTAGCCTAGCACCATCGGGCGCGGACGACAAAAAAGAGGAGCGCACCAACGCAGGGCGGTGCGTTGGTGCGCTCCAGACTCGCTCCGACGGTCCGTGGTGGGGGGGGACCCGCCGGTGCCAGCCTAACCGATCACAGGATGAAGTCGGTGCCGGTCAGCGGTGCAGGGGTGGTCACGTTGATCGTGAAGTCTGCCGCGCCGTCGCCATTGACGTCTCCCTGCACCAGATAGCCGCTGCCCGACGCCACCGAGATGAGCTGCCCCGCCACGCCGGTGAAGGCGGCGACCAAGGTGAAGGCATCATTGGTGCCGCCGGTGACCGCGTCGATCCCCGACAGGTCGATTTGGTCGCCCTGCGCCGTGGAGAAGTCGGTGATGCGGTCGACGAGGCTCAGATTGGTGCCCGCCGTATCCGACACGCTTTCGTAGACGAAGCGGTCGGCGCCGGTGCCACCGATCAGCGAGTCGCGCCCGGCGCCGCCGACGATGACGTCATTGCCGGCGAAGCCGTAAATCGCATCGTTGCCGCCGCCGCCGCGCAGCGTATCCGCACCCGCTGCGCCGTTGAGGCGGTTGTCGAAGCTGTTGCCGATCAGGGTGACCCCGGCATCGTTCTTCGCCGTGATCTGCTCGATCGAGATGCTGTCGACCAATGTGTAGCTGGTGGTGGTGGCGATGGTGTCGTAGCCGCCCGTCGCGGTGAAGCCCTCGACGATCGCGTCGATCGGCGCATCGATATAATAGACGTCGTCGCCGTCGCCGCCAATCAGCGTGTCGCTGCCGGCCTCGCCCGACAGCGTATCGTTGCCCGCGCCGCCGGTCAGCGTATCGTTCCCGACACCGCCGATCAGCGAGTCGTTGCCGTCATCGCCGTTGAGGATGTCGTTGCCGTTGTCGCCGCGGACGACATCGTCATTGGCGCCGCCGAAGATGGTGTCGTTGCCGTTGCCACCGGCCAGCGAGTCATTGCCGTCGAGCCCACGGATGGTGTCGTTGCCGCCGCCGCCGAGGATGCTGTTGTCCAGCTCGTTGCCGATCAGGGTCGAACCCAGATTGCTCAAGCCCTGCAGCCGCTCGATCGAGGATCCGGCTGCCAGCGTATAATTGCCCCGTGCCTGGACGATGTCGGTCCCCTCGCCGGCGAGTTCGACCACCACATCATCCTCATCGACGATGTAGGTGTCGTCGCCGACGCCACCGACGAGCATATCGGTGCCCGCTTGGCCATCGAGGCGATCATTGCCGGCGCCGCCGGCCAGCGTGTCGGTGCCGGTGCCGCCATAGATCAGGTCGTTGTCGTCACCGCCATCGAGCGTGTCGTCGCCGTCGTCACCGCTGATCATGTCGTTGCCGGCGCCGCCTTCGACCGTGTCGTTGCCGGCCTTGCCATAGAGGTCATCGTCGCCGCCGAGGCCGCGAACGATGTCATTGCCAGTGCCGCCATCGATATGGTTGTCGCGGCTGTTGCCGGTCAGGATCAGATCCGCGCTGCTGTTGCTGCGGAGCATCTCGACGAACTGGTCCTCGCCCAGCGTGTAGTTCACGCTGGTGAGGATGGTGTCGGTGCCCTGCCCGTCGAGCTCGACGACGATGTCGCCGGCGCTCTCGACGATATAGGTATCCGCGCCGAGACCGCCGCGCATCGTATCCGCGCCGGCCCCGCCCTCGAGCCGGTCGTTACCGTCGCCGCCGACGAGCGTGTCGTCGCCGGCATTGCCGTAGAGCAGGTCGTTGCCGCTGCCGCCGTCGATCTCGTCATTGCCATTGCCGCCCGAGAGCGTGTCGGTGCCGCCGCGGCCTTCGATCGTGTCGTTGCCGTTGCCGCCGTCGATGCGGTTGTCGAAGGCGTTGCCGATCAAGGTGACGTCGCCGGCCGCGATCGAGGCGAGGCGTTCGATCGACTGGTCGTCGCTCAGCGTATAGCTGATGCGCGTCTGGATGGTGTCGCTGCCCTCGCCATCGAGTTCGGTGACGACGTCGCCGGCATCGTCGACGATGTAGATGTCGTTGCCGGCGCCGCCCGCCATGGCGTCGGCGCCGGTGCCGCCGTCGAGCCGGTCGTTGCCGCCATTGCCCTCGATCGTGTCGTTGCCGGCGCCACCGCTGAGCAGGTCGTCGCCCTCGCCGCCGATCAAGGTGTCGCTGCCGGTGCCGCCGGTGATCAGATCGTTGCCGTTGCCGCCGTCGATCGTGTCATCCCCCGCGCCGCCGTCGAGATCGTCGTTGCCGTCGAGGCCCGAGATGGTGTCGTTGCCATTGGCGCCGTCGATGACATTGTCGAGGCTGTTGCCGGTAAGAACGAGACCGGCGTTGGAGCCGGCGCGCAGATTCTCGATATTGCTGTCTTCGCCCAGGGTATAATCGACCGAGGCGATGACGGTGTCAGTGCCGGCATCGGCGCCCTCCTCGATCACGTCGCCGGCGCTGTCGACAGAATAGGTATCGTTGCCCAGGCCACCGCGCATGATGTCGTCGCCGGCGCCGCCATCGAGCGTGTCGTCTCC
The window above is part of the Sphingomonas sanxanigenens DSM 19645 = NX02 genome. Proteins encoded here:
- the purM gene encoding phosphoribosylformylglycinamidine cyclo-ligase, coding for MSDQQNDAASPYTYARAGVSIAAGNALVKAIAPLAKATRRPGADAELGGFGGFFDLKAAGYDDPLLVAANDGVGTKLKLAIDHGAHDGVGIDLVAMCANDLIVQGAEPLFFLDYYATGKLESGVAERVIASIAEGCRIAGCALIGGETAEMPGMYADGDYDLAGFCVGAVERHRVLTGSAVAEGDILLGLASSGVHSNGFSLVRRLAADKGWKLERPALFDQDVRLIDALMAPTRIYVKSLLPLVRAGMVRALAHITGGGLLENVPRVLPENLHARIDADAWPQPRLMAFLQAQGNIEPGEMARTFNCGIGMVLVVNPMRVDDVVAALEGSGETVFRIGAIEAGTRGCTVQGSGEAWSARDAWTATHNG
- a CDS encoding sterol desaturase family protein, coding for MADYFKALKKDLEAPIETRRFGSGWFAGFFALVLAVTGLGLVVVLRYPALFGTPELAMLRNSSVLRPIIHGAILGAYALALLSLLLRPRKVLGFTALALALLAGLLGGAGAEAREVRDWGIFFGLDFFVLNMVMTGLLFAPVERLLPRHGTQRLFRPEWREDLFYYLVSSMMVQALTFLSFAPSRAVLGQTGGWEGFRALIAGQPLVLQVIEIMLLTDFVQYWFHRAFHRVPFLWGFHAVHHSAKSMDWLAGARMHFFEIVALRGVTAIPMMTLGFTPTALQIYIGIVYVYSSLLHANLRGDFDRLGRFVATPRFHHWHHGLEPEAIDVNFAIHFPLWDRLFGTYHFPPGRWPQGYGVPETVPNGYVAQFLYPFRRGRAKG
- a CDS encoding rhamnogalacturonidase, with translation MFDRRTLLLSAGAAGIGAMGALPFPAFAAGRAALPTEGWVDVRRFGAKGDGGTIDTPAINRAIDHVAAKGGGTVYFPAGTYACYTIRLKSRVTLHLDNGATILAAPPVGETGYDVAEPNPWDMFQDFGHSHWRNSLIWGEGLHDITIEGAGLIWGKGLGRGDGKDNWLKDPNGPGTGNKAIALKLCRNVTLRDIRILEGGWFALLATGVDNLTIDNVLCDTNRDGFDIDCCRNVRVSNCTVNSPYDDAICPKSSYALGYPQITEHVTISNCFVTGNYQVGSVLDGTWKKMPAEFAPTIHGRIKFGTESNGGFRNITITNCIFEDSRGLAFQTVDGAIVEDVTVSNLTMRGIVNAPIFLRLGRRMRGPEGRAIGTMRRILIQNVTSSNANQLPSVIAGLPGHPIEDLKISDMFLHHAGGAPAAMASLRPPENELGYPEAPMFGDLPATGFFIRHARNVELSNVEIAVAKPDPRPALRLDDVDDVDLFRVTVPEGAKAVSTQGVRRLRSLGNLWMPDRMIAGPTSETF
- the purN gene encoding phosphoribosylglycinamide formyltransferase, producing the protein MAEPRPRARVGVLISGRGSNMAALLYASRAADCPYEIAIVIANDPDAPGLALAAAEGVPTFAQSHKGLKRAEFDAIVDVRLRAAEVSHVALAGYMRLLSEGFVNGWAGRMINIHPSLLPRYKGLDTHQRALDAGDTVAGCSVHLVTAELDDGPVLGQTRVAIVPGDTAATLAARTLIAEHQLYPRVLAELVTRERNPDYLLGLVRKHALALPASEETLSHGMPAFRIEGGKMFGYFTQDHHGDGEIALIVKTSGADEQAMLIDADPDLYYRPAYFGPSGWVAIRLDGGDIDWELVDERLRNSWRLVAPRKLADLPI